A single Cucumis melo cultivar AY chromosome 4, USDA_Cmelo_AY_1.0, whole genome shotgun sequence DNA region contains:
- the LOC127148982 gene encoding uncharacterized protein LOC127148982: MSSGSAYQRQSQRASSQSANSVARSRTGQESVASESRRTPCVSCGKSHRGQCLIDVGVCYQCGQTGHFKRDCPQLRVAVRRDQGVESHTVEQPRISTAAGEGTSGARQKGVVGRPRQMLEPLSEELVICTPVGDVLLVSEVLIDCEVVVEGLCMLVDLLPLELQALDVILGMDFLFTHYASMNCHRKEVTFRKPADLSGLPPDREVEFTIELLPGTVPISQALYRMAPSELKELKV; the protein is encoded by the exons ATGAGTTCAGGTAGTGCTTATCAGAGGCAGAGTCAGAGAGCTTCCAGTCAGTCTGCGAACTCGGTAGCAAGATCGCGGACGGGTCAGGAGTCTGTTGCTAGTGAATCCAGGAGAACCCCATGTGTAAGTTGTGGCAAGAGTCATCGGGGTCAGTGTCTTATTGACGTCGGTGTGTGTTACCAGTGTGGACAAACAGGACATTTCAAGAGGGATTGTCCACAGCTGAGAGTAGCAGTTCGGAGGGACCAGGGAGTTGAGTCCCACACAGTTGAGCAGCCGAGAATCTCAACAGCCGCAGGGGAGGGAACTAGTGGTGCAAGACAAAAGGGAGTTGTGGGGAGACCTAGGCA gatgctagagcctttatctgaagAGTTAGTCATATGCACaccagttggtgacgttttatTAGTCAGTGAAGTGTTAATTGATTGTGAGGTTGTAGTGGAAGGTCTATGCATGTTAGTGGATCTTCTTCCCCTAGAGTTGCAGGcattagatgtaattttgggaatggactTCTTATTCACTCACTATGCTTCGATGAATTGCCATAGGAAAGAGGTGACTTTTAGGAAACCAG CTGATTTATCGGGTTTGCCGCCTGATAGAGAAGTGGAATTCACTATTGAATTGTTACCAGGAACAGTACCTATTTCACAAGCACTATACAGAATGGCTCCGAGCGAGCTTAAGGAGCTGAAGGTGTAG